The sequence TAACATCGTATTAAATACGTGTATATgttaattaactttttattaaaacataatagtatttaaatatatatacatttatatgacagaaatacatacatctaataattgtaataaatcttCTAGCTATATGATATATGTGGATAACAAGATATTTGGTTCATGAGTCAACTGAGGCTCTATCAATGTAATTGAATATCGAAATACATGAAAAATCAACTCCcaaaatataatcaatatttcTTACCTTACACTCAGTTAAATTACTTAGGCTTAGTagtttatatctattttattttttgttccttaaaaaataaaatattaaaaattttgtgatatatatatatgtgtggtTTATCAAtatgtgtatgtacatatacatacatgcatgTATATCTACACACACTTTTATATATAAGACTTATATATAAGACTTCAAAGTTAGAACCAATTGTAATACAGGTATTTGGAATTAAGATGCATGCGAAGAACCACTACAACAGGAACTCTTAGTTGGTTCAGTTTCTTCAGCTTCATCTTCAACTACAACAACATTGCGACGTGTACTACTTGTTCTTGTTAATGTAGACTTTTGTTCCATCAGATCTGCATGTTCTATCATGCGCAACGTtaattgaaaaaacatttcttcaatattttcacTTAGTTTGGCAGAAATATGAAAGTGCATTGCTCCAGTTTTATTAGCAAACCtaataatcaaattttacattaaaacaaatttgaaaagaagaaaaaataaaaaattaaaagaaacttACTCTTCTGCTTCTTCGGTACAAACACGTCTATCCTTTTCAAGATCTATTTTATTTCCAGCAATTGCTAAACAGATTCCACTGCCTAACATTTTCCTAAGCTCTGTAACCCAATTTATTACCTGTGAAATGAACGTTAATATAGGAtataagaaagtaaaataatatttttctttaaatctttACCCTCTGAAATGTATCGTAATCAGTAACATCGTAAACTATAATGGCACCATTTGACATTCTGTAATAAATTGGTCCCAATGCATGAAATTTTTCTTGACCAGCTGTATCCCATATCGCCAGGTTTACTTTTTTTCCGTGTACAGtcaactttttatttaaaaaagaagccTGAAAGTATAAAAGTtcagaatatttcaatatttatcaaGACTGACAATTTACCAACCATGAGAACATTACATTATTATGTTATTCGTACATGAacaaaaacaaagaaatataaattccaaATGTAGATTAAAGTTCGAAATAACGATACAAAACATTAACCACTTTTTACCTGTAATGTACTGATATGTCTATCGTTAAATTTGTTTTCAACGTATCGTAATGCAACAGAGGTTTTTCCGACACATCCTTCGCCGAGTAACACGACTTTGAAATTATAACCATTACCAGTACTACTAATTGGAGTGGCCATAATTTGCATATAACTAATATATACACTTAGAAAACAATATGACAGTCGTAATTGCGCAGAGTAATCGTTGATAGAACAATTTATAGAGTATATTGACGACTGACGATCATAACGATGTGATATCCACGGGTGGGGCCCCTCATGCGGCTTTGTCCCCCTCTACGCTAATTCTCTAAGCAGTGGGGCAGCTTACGCTTCTCCTTCTATATATTTCGCAGTTACATATTTTCTCAATTCATACTCAATTCATGTACATGAAATAAACTATATCTGCATTCTTACAACATTTCCATTAAGTAAGAGCAATCATAAATAATCATCTTATTTTACTGTTTTgaaaatagtagaaaaattctttattaatttcCCCATATTAGGAACACGAAACTCGTGCGAATCCACACTGGATTCATGCAACATAACAAGCGTCTTGGTTTCCTTGACGACAAAAACAAAGTGGGGGAAATGCATCTTATTCGTATCATAGGCTTCTTATTAAAGTTTGAATAACAGCGATTTAGAATTGCCATGAACTTGTGGTAGCAATGATAGTAGTATCTCTATTGAAtaacatgaaaataaaaataattagctattttcatttaaataactATTTACCAAGTAAAAAATGCAAGCATCTATTATTGCTTCTAATGCATCGCCGCTAGATGGCAAATTATAAGTATTTATTAAGTCTTCATGTTTCATGTCTCGAAGTTCAAAACATATTATTCTGATATTATTGGACTTCTACTATGAATGTCTTACAAGTTGAAGAATTATAAATGATTCATATCCAGTTATTTCAACGTTActcgaaaaaggaaaaattctACATGCTGAACGttgataaaatttatctttggtttataaaattaaaaaagatttatgttacgtataatttctttttcatcatGTTCGTTATCTACGAAGATGGCGCTGATATCACTGTTACTAAGCTACcgcaattttattcaaattattctgACAAAACACATTTTCCTACGTGTATCGTCAAATTTGTCGTTTATATATGAACTTCCGTGCTAAAATTTAACTAAAATAACTGATTAAATTCTATTTGTATCTTAAAAAACCGTAATTTTTACTGTTCTAGAACCCTGGTGGTACTTTATCGAACTGATGTCCGACAAAAATCAAATCCTTCACCGGAAATCAAACATATACAAGTAAGAACAAGTTTATAATTTAAGTTCCGTACATTATCAGTACAcgtcaaatataatatataacaaatttttttataaaaaatatatcaactAGATGTAAATAATGAGCAACGACAatgtaaaaattacaatttcttaTTTGGAACATATGGACGCTCCTTTGACTAGGACGTGCAACAGACCCAGCGCCGTGAGCCTGCGCAAAGGAGCTCTCAAATCTGGCCGTCACCTGTATTGAAAAGGTAAGTACTCTGCTGTCATTAATCTCAACATCTTAATATGAATTTCGTGAACACGTGTGAGAAGAATACGACGTAGTGATAACGCGACATATTGTCAGCAGGTTTGTGGATTGTCATACGAAATTACTCATGCGTTTATGATAAATATGTTCGGAGATGTCAGCGTCTTCGGCTCCGGGCTCTGAATCTGCCAGGCTGCTGTATCATCATCGATACATTtgacatttatttttcattcccGGCTCTTTATCTCTTATTCTTTTAATCCGTCTTTGATACACGTTATTACAATCGTTGAAATTTCAGTGGTTTATGTCAAGTGTAACGAAAAACTTTCACCAGATCGTAGGTACCGTGTACCTTCATGGATTTTTCGTTGTCGGCACTCGTCATTCCATTGACAGGACATTGAATAACGTGCAGAAAGTACCGTTCGTATAACTTCTTGGAAATCTACCGGTTGTTACGTGTTATTCATCTTGCAAACCAACAATGATTCCCGCGTTTTACCTGCGCGGTATTCCACTTGGCAAGTAGACTTGTTTGTTTGTGCGTGCTGTATCATCTGTCATGGCGTGCCCGCTTGTGGCGGGTATCATATCATTGACTTTTCCAATTGTTGTAAGCTCAAGATATATGTCAGTTGGTATCATCGCATACGTTGCTCGAGAGGAGtcgttcaaataatttttgAGAGACTGATCGAAGAGAATATCATATTTAtctaatatttcgaataaacaTACTGTGTATTCGTTAGGACGGGGTTGG comes from Bombus terrestris chromosome 7, iyBomTerr1.2, whole genome shotgun sequence and encodes:
- the LOC100651568 gene encoding ras-related protein Rab-21; this encodes MQIMATPISSTGNGYNFKVVLLGEGCVGKTSVALRYVENKFNDRHISTLQASFLNKKLTVHGKKVNLAIWDTAGQEKFHALGPIYYRMSNGAIIVYDVTDYDTFQRVINWVTELRKMLGSGICLAIAGNKIDLEKDRRVCTEEAEEFANKTGAMHFHISAKLSENIEEMFFQLTLRMIEHADLMEQKSTLTRTSSTRRNVVVVEDEAEETEPTKSSCCSGSSHAS